The Campylobacter concisus sequence ATATACCAAGTCTGGCATTTGCACTCATCATCACCACGTCAAAAATGCTAAAAGCAAATGGCGGTGTGTGAGCTTGCGGGACGTAGCTTATAAAGCTTGCTCGCTCTTTCTCGCTCATCTTTAGCGCATTTTTGCCGTCTATTAAAATTTTTCCTCCAAGTGGCTTTAAAAAGCCAAGTATCGTCTTAAATGTCGTCATTTTGCCAACTCCATTGCTACCAAGCAGGCAAAAGATGTTGCCATCTTGTAAATTTGCGTTGAAATTTTCTATAACTGCCTTTTTATCGTAGCCACAGCTTAAATTTTTTATCTCAAATTTCACGCAAAACCCTTTTTGCTTTTATAGAGCAGATAGACAAAAAGAGGCGCGCCAACTAGCGAAGTGATGACGCCAAGTGGGATCTCGCTTGCCATTAGACTGCGTGAAGTGGTATCAACTATCAGTAAAAATAGCCCTTCGCCAAGCAGCGAAGCTGGAAAAAGTGTGATAAAATTTGCCCCCACGACAAAGCGCATGATGTGAGGGATGACGAGACCCACCCAGCCCACGATGCCGCAAAATGAGACGCAAGTAGCGGTTAGAAGTGTTGAGGCGATGATGATTATGATGTTGTAAAATTTGACATTTAGCCCCATAGCCCTAGCCTCTTCTTCGCCAAAACTAAGCGTATTTAGCTTGTATCGAAGCATGAAAAGCGGCACAAGACAGATCATAACTACGCAAAAAAGTAGAGCTAAATTTTTATATCCACCGCTTCTTGCTAGGCTTCCCATCAGCCAAAAAGTAACTTCTGGCAGTTTGTCTTCGCTGTCAGCTAGGAATTTTATAAGCGAGCTAAGCGCTCCAAAAAGAGATGAGATGACGATGCCAGTTAGCACCATCACGAGTAAATTTAGCCTGCTCTTTACGATGACGCTACTTATAAAAACGACGGCAAAAACCGCAAACAGACCGCAAGCAAATGCGTTAAGCTGCACGCCTATGTAGTTAAAATTTAAGATGATAGCCACGCTAGCTCCCACAGCTGCGCCACTTGAGACGCCAAGGATGTCAGGCGAGACTAAAGGATTTTTAAAAAGACCTTGATAGACAGCTCCAGAGCTAGCAAGCGCTGCTCCAACTAAGATGGCAAAAAGCACCCTTGGCAAGCGAATGAGCGTAAAGACCGTGTAGCCTTGCTCGTCGCTTGGTTGCTCGTTTAAAATAGCCGATCTTATAAACTCAAAAATTTGAGCGTAACTTATCTCGTAGCATACGATACCTAATGAAAAAAAGAGCACCAGCAAAAGAAGCGCAAATAATGCAAAAATGATCTTTTGGCTACTCAAATTTCATCTCCCGCACGTCCCACCAGATGAGATAGCTCTTGGTTTCTCTTTTAAATTTATATCCGTTATTTGTTTTGGTAAGATATTTTTCTACGTTTTGTTTGTAAATTTCTTCTTTTTCGGGCGCGATCTCACCAACAAATCTAAAATAAGAAAACGCCTCTTCAAGGCTAGCAAAATCCCTCTCAAAAATGGTGTCTATTATCTTTAAATTTGGATTTGCTCCCATGTCGTAAGCGATGTTAAAGATAAAGTTATAGCCAAATCTCCTATCGCTAAGACCTGCCTCTTTTTCATCTTTTATCCCTTTTAAGAAGTCTTGCCAGATATCTTTTAGGCTCGGATGATCTGGCAAAAACGAGGTCATCACGACATATTTTTTAGCAAATTTGCAAAGCTTTTTTATATCAAAAAGCCCAACCGAGCGTGATGCTAGCACGATGTCATGTTTTGGCAAGCCCTTTATGCTCGCCTCATCACTCCAGTCTTTTTGGATGAAATTTATATTTTTTACTCCAGCCTCTTTTGCATTTTTTTAGCGTATTCAAGCATTTTTGCAAACGGATCTAGCGCGCTTACACTCTTTGCTAGCTTTGCAAGTGGCACGCCAAGTCTTACTGGGCCACATCCCACGTCTCTCATATTGTTTGCTTCTAATAGGCTCTACTGTTAAAGTCTCACCTGTTCTAGGTCCTCTTCTAAAAGTATAAGTTGATTGTTCATTTGAGATACTATCTGCATAAGTAGTATAAAGGCTTACGTTTTCAACTGGCTTATAGACAAGGCTTACACCGTAGTTAAAGCCACTTTTATCATAGTTTTTCTCTTTAGATGGATCTAGCTTATAGCTTGTAAACCAGCTTCTTGAAACTGATAAGATAGTGCTAAAGTAGTCATTGAATTTAATATCATCAACAACAGAAATATTTTTCATATCGCTACTACTACTTTTATATCTACCGCTTCCTTTTTTCACATGTGGATTATTAAATATTACTGGATGATATAAATTTGAGTTACCAAGCACTCTTTCTTCACCTCTATTTCTAGCACTATAAATGGTCCATCGGTAGCCGTTTGTAGCTATGGCAAAATTATGAGATAAAGGCCCCGTTTCAAAATTTGTCAAACCTTTTAAGAACCAGCTATCTACATCAAATCTACCAGATGCACCACTGCCACCACTTTTAGTAACTTCATAATCTCCATTTTGATTTAAGAATTTTCCATCGGTGCCATACATATCTCTGATAGCCTTTTGCCACTGATAGCCACCTTCAAAGTACCAAGTTCTCTGTTGGAGCGTATTTTAGTTTTACACTAGCTGTCGTTGTTTTAAGGTGATTACCACCAAAAGACTGCTCAAGTCCTCTTTTAGTATCTTTTACAGGGCTTGGTACGTCAAAATTTGCTACTCCGTTTGTTAATGGCATGCTAAATCCACCTGGCATACCTGAGTCTTTATGCTCATAGTGGCTAAAGTTTGTCTCAAGTGTCAAATTCTCTGTAAGATAAAAATCAAGTCCTAGTGAGGCTAAGCGACGAGAGAATTTACTATCTTTAGCATTCTTTTCACCGCCTGAATAGTAAAAGACACCCCTATATCCAACTTTTTCAAATTTGTTTGAAGTATCAAGACCTACGCCCAAATTTGACCTTGAGCTGTAATCAGTCCAGATAACGTTTTGAAGTGGGACTGGGCGCTTGCGAGAGTAGAGGAAATATCCAGAAGGTGTAGCACCACCATAAAGCGAGCCAGCAAGTCCGTTTTGGATTTGCAAGCTCTCAAACATAGCCATAGGTATAGCTGTGGTTGATGAAGCATAAAAACCATCCCAAAGGACGTTACCTGCGACTGAGCCTTGAAAGCCACGAGTTTGCGGACGACCAACATCGCCACCGCCACGATATTGAATTTGTGCTGAAGGAAAATACCTAACTGCATCTTCAAAACCTTGAACACCTTGATTATCAAGAACCTCTTTTGAGATCGTATTTACTTGATAAGGCATATCTATAACTTTTTTGTCAGCCAAAGGACCAGCGGCTACTCTTTTGCTTAAAATTCCTTCATCGATGCCACTCTCGCTGATGTTGTCACTGACTGAATTTACTTCGATACCCTCAAGTTTTGTCGTTTGCACAGCAAAAACTTGACTTAAAAACCACTGCACATCAAAAGCGCAGCACATGTTGCAACTGAGATTTTGTAACTCAATTTTCACTCCTTTTACTAAAAATTTTACATCTGAAATGTTACTAAAACAAATATTAAATATAATTTATTAATTTATTAAATATTTAAAAATATATTTTATTCAAAAAAGCTGAAATAAGGCATTATGAGAACTATTTTTAAAAAATTTCATAGCTTTGATAAGATAAATAGATACTATAAATATAATTTTTTATATCGACAAGTAATGCTTTAAATTTTAAGAAAAGTAATAATTGATTTTTCTGTTTATAGTAGAATTTTGGCTAAAAATTAGCCAAAATTTATTTTAAAAGCTCTTTTGCGTATTTTAGACCTAGCTCATAAGCTTTGGCATTTGCCTCTTTGACCTTAGCTGGCACGCTTGCTAGCATCTCTTCACGCACTAAATTTTCATCCATGCACTTGCTCATCGCCACAGCCACGCCAAGAGCCACAACACTTTGAGTGATAACATTTCCGACCTCGTCTTTTGCGATAGAGATGATAGGGATTTCATAAATTTTCCAGCGCTTTTTATCCTCATCGCTTACTTTTACCAAATTTGGCTCGACAACGATCGCACCGCCCTCTTTCACTCCACTTTTAAAGGCATCGTAGCTTATCTGCGCAGTTGCTAGCATGAAATCTATCTCGCCCTCGTTTGCATAAGGATATAAAATCTCTTTCTCATCAAGTATGATATCGACCTTTGTTGGGCCACCACGCACCTGAGATGTGTAGGTAGAGGCCTTGACGCCGTATCCGCCTGCCTTTATTTTGGCAGCTGAGAGGATCTCGCCTGCTAGTATGACGCCCTGTCCGCCAACGCCAACAAATCTTAATTGTGACTTCATGCTAGCTCCTCAAAATTTATCGCTTCATTGCTCATGGCAGCCTTTCTTACCATGTCGTAAGCCTTGGTGTATTCGATCTTTTCTTCATCTTTATGCAGAACACCAAGTGGGAAAATGCCCTTTTTCTCCTCATCACTTAACATGTCAAATTTAACCTTGCTAGTCGTGCGGCCCTTTATCCACTCTAAATTTTTCACCGCTTCGCCCATTTTATTTTTGCGACCTAAATTTATATGGCAGTTTGAAAACACATCGAAAAAGCTGTATCCATCGTGGCTAAAGCCCTCTACAAAGAGCTTTGTAAGCTTCTCTGGCTCGATGACGCTACCACGCGCGACAAAGCTAGCGCCTGCGGCAGTTGCGAGCTTACAGGCATCAAAGCTAGGATCGATGTTGCCATACTGCGCTGTGACCGTCCACATGCCCTTTGGCGTGGTTGGGCTGGTTTGCGAGTTTGTTAGCGCGTAGATAAAGTTGTTTATCAGGATGTGATTTAGCCCGATATTTCGGCGGCATCCATGTATCGTGTGGTTGCCTCCGATCGCCAGTCCATCACCATCGCCAGTTACAACAATGACGTGCTTATCTGGATTTGCCATCTTTACGCCAGTGGCGTAGGCTACGGCTCTGCCGTGAGTTGTGTGGATAGTGTT is a genomic window containing:
- a CDS encoding TonB-dependent receptor; translation: MCCAFDVQWFLSQVFAVQTTKLEGIEVNSVSDNISESGIDEGILSKRVAAGPLADKKVIDMPYQVNTISKEVLDNQGVQGFEDAVRYFPSAQIQYRGGGDVGRPQTRGFQGSVAGNVLWDGFYASSTTAIPMAMFESLQIQNGLAGSLYGGATPSGYFLYSRKRPVPLQNVIWTDYSSRSNLGVGLDTSNKFEKVGYRGVFYYSGGEKNAKDSKFSRRLASLGLDFYLTENLTLETNFSHYEHKDSGMPGGFSMPLTNGVANFDVPSPVKDTKRGLEQSFGGNHLKTTTASVKLKYAPTENLVL
- a CDS encoding FecCD family ABC transporter permease; amino-acid sequence: MLFFSLGIVCYEISYAQIFEFIRSAILNEQPSDEQGYTVFTLIRLPRVLFAILVGAALASSGAVYQGLFKNPLVSPDILGVSSGAAVGASVAIILNFNYIGVQLNAFACGLFAVFAVVFISSVIVKSRLNLLVMVLTGIVISSLFGALSSLIKFLADSEDKLPEVTFWLMGSLARSGGYKNLALLFCVVMICLVPLFMLRYKLNTLSFGEEEARAMGLNVKFYNIIIIIASTLLTATCVSFCGIVGWVGLVIPHIMRFVVGANFITLFPASLLGEGLFLLIVDTTSRSLMASEIPLGVITSLVGAPLFVYLLYKSKKGFA
- a CDS encoding 2-oxoacid:acceptor oxidoreductase family protein encodes the protein MKSQLRFVGVGGQGVILAGEILSAAKIKAGGYGVKASTYTSQVRGGPTKVDIILDEKEILYPYANEGEIDFMLATAQISYDAFKSGVKEGGAIVVEPNLVKVSDEDKKRWKIYEIPIISIAKDEVGNVITQSVVALGVAVAMSKCMDENLVREEMLASVPAKVKEANAKAYELGLKYAKELLK
- a CDS encoding methyltransferase domain-containing protein, with product MRDVGCGPVRLGVPLAKLAKSVSALDPFAKMLEYAKKMQKRLE
- a CDS encoding 2-oxoglutarate ferredoxin oxidoreductase subunit beta — its product is MAFNYDKYLRTDKMPTLWCWGCGDGVILKALIRAIDTMGWDMNDVCVVSGIGCSGRFSGYLDCNTIHTTHGRAVAYATGVKMANPDKHVIVVTGDGDGLAIGGNHTIHGCRRNIGLNHILINNFIYALTNSQTSPTTPKGMWTVTAQYGNIDPSFDACKLATAAGASFVARGSVIEPEKLTKLFVEGFSHDGYSFFDVFSNCHINLGRKNKMGEAVKNLEWIKGRTTSKVKFDMLSDEEKKGIFPLGVLHKDEEKIEYTKAYDMVRKAAMSNEAINFEELA
- a CDS encoding ATP-binding cassette domain-containing protein, with product MKFEIKNLSCGYDKKAVIENFNANLQDGNIFCLLGSNGVGKMTTFKTILGFLKPLGGKILIDGKNALKMSEKERASFISYVPQAHTPPFAFSIFDVVMMSANARLGIFERPSKEDEKIALDALKTLNLESFKDKIYTDLSGG